One stretch of Campylobacter sp. CCS1377 DNA includes these proteins:
- a CDS encoding phosphatidylglycerophosphatase A: MIKFYVTFFYSGCVKKAPGTFGTLAALIPAFFILKYLGITTLFLLSFLIFFVSIKIIDEYEKQSGIHDDKHVVIDEVAGVFLALAICGNTLFAFILSFILFRIFDITKPSIIGKIDKKTKGGLGVMLDDMLAGAFAGLLCAIIYGVMMKFDFVDWDVSLQNLF; this comes from the coding sequence ATGATTAAATTTTATGTAACTTTTTTTTATTCAGGTTGTGTTAAAAAAGCCCCTGGGACTTTTGGAACTCTTGCGGCTTTAATCCCTGCTTTTTTTATTTTAAAATATTTGGGGATTACGACTTTGTTTTTGCTTTCGTTTTTGATTTTTTTTGTATCTATAAAAATCATTGATGAGTATGAAAAACAAAGTGGAATTCATGATGATAAACATGTGGTGATTGATGAAGTTGCTGGAGTTTTTTTAGCTTTAGCAATTTGTGGCAATACGCTTTTTGCTTTTATACTTTCTTTTATTTTATTTAGAATTTTTGATATCACAAAACCTTCAATTATAGGAAAAATTGATAAAAAGACTAAAGGTGGTTTAGGTGTAATGCTTGATGATATGCTCGCAGGGGCTTTTGCAGGACTTTTGTGTGCGATTATTTATGGTGTTATGATGAAATTTGATTTTGTGGACTGGGATGTGAGCTTGCAAAATTTGTTTTGA